In Sphaeramia orbicularis chromosome 12, fSphaOr1.1, whole genome shotgun sequence, the following proteins share a genomic window:
- the brap gene encoding BRCA1-associated protein: MSVSLVVIRLELADQSPSPQGFQYSAVEGMSEEDLQEKALGLAKLTLSGKTDLEKATILHQHIGSRAMGDMVIETFEPSPDKGGGEEPSDSAEQTGETQVAETEADSTEGSQDDSAASGTAPDSPSKQLPEQISFFSGNPSVEIIHGIMHLYKTNKMTSLTEDVRRSAMVCILTVPATMTSHDLMKLMAPFNEVMEHMKIIRDSTPNQYMVLIKFSTQADADSFYTTCNGRQFNSIEDAVCQLVYVERAEVIKSEEGASLPVMELTELPKCTVCLERMDESVNGILTTLCNHSFHSQCLQRWEDASCPVCRYCQTPEPVEENKCFECGVQENLWICLICGHIGCGRYVSRHAYKHFEETQHTYAMQLTNHRVWDYAGDNYVHRLVASKTDGKMVQYECEGDTCHAEKIDALQLEYSYLLTSQLESQRIYWENKIVHLEKETAEEINNMKSKFKETLERCDNLERRLGEITKEKQGIEKKCTQLNSRVVKLSQELKEEQEMNRCLRANQAQLQTQLADDERKSKETGDRKDVTIAELQEQLRDVMFYLETQQQIEHLPPEARSEIQEGQINIAASPSDDALGSVGAGPSSSRGRRGRVRKRK; this comes from the exons ATGAGTGTGTCTCTGGTTGTAATCCGTCTGGAATTAGCCGACCAGTCTCCTTCTCCTCAAGGTTTCCAATATTCAGCTG TTGAAGGCATGTCAGAAGAGGACCTGCAGGAGAAAGCTCTGGGCTTGGCCAAACTCACGCTGAGCGGAAAGACAGATCTAGAAAAAGCCACTATACTGCACCAGCACATTGGCAGCAGAGCCATGGGCGACATGGTTATAGAAACCTTTGAACCCAGCCCTG ATAAAGGAGGAGGTGAGGAGCCCAGTGATTCAGCAGAACAGACTGGTGAAACTCAGGTTGCAGAGACTGAAGCAGACAGTACTGAGGGCTCACAGGACGACAGTGCAGCTTCAGGCACTGCTCCAGACTCCCCATCCAAACAGCTGCCGGAACAGATCTCTTTCTTTAGTGGGAACCCCTCTGTGGAGATCATCCACGGTATCATGCACCTCTACAAAACCAA TAAAATGACATCACTGACTGAAGATGTGAGGCGCAGCGCTATGGTGTGCATCCTGACTGTGCCGGCCACAATGACCAGTCATGACCTTATGAAGCTGATGGCACCATTTAATGAAGTCATGGAGCACATGAAGATCATACGTGACTCCACCCCAAACCAGTACATGGTTCTGATCAAGTTCTCTACACAG GCAGATGCAGACAGTTTTTACACTACGTGTAACGGCCGCCAGTTCAACTCCATAGAGGATGCAGTGTGTCAGCTGGTCTATGTGGAGAGAGCCGAGGTTATAAAGTCTGAGGAG GGAGCCAGTTTGCCAGTGATGGAGTTGACTGAGCTGCCAAAGTGCACCGTGTGTCTGGAGAGAATGGATGAGTCTGTTAATGGCATCCTCACCACTCTCTGCAACCACAGCTTTCACAGTCAGTGTCTCCAGCGGTGGGAAGATGCCTC GTGCCCTGTGTGCAGGTACTGTCAAACACCAGAACCTGTGGAAGAGAACAAGTGCTTTGAGTGTGGCGTACAGGAG aacctgtggatttGTTTGATCTGCGGGCATATTGGTTGTGGCCGCTACGTTAGCCGGCATGCCTACAAGCACTTTGAAGAAACACAGCATACCTACGCTATGCAGCTCACCAACCACCGTGTCTGGGACTACGCAGGAG ATAACTATGTGCATCGTCTGGTGGCCAGTAAGACTGACGGAAAGATGGTGCAGTATGAATGTGAGGGAGACACCTGCCATGCTGAGAAAATTGATGCACTTCAACTAGAA TACTCGTACCTGCTGACAAGTCAGCTGGAGTCTCAAAGGATTTACTGGGAAAATAAGATTGTTCATCTCGAGAAAGAAACAGCTGAGGAG ATAAACAACATGAAGTCTAAATTTAAGGAGACTCTGGAGCGCTGTGATAACCTGGAGCGCCGGTTAGGAGAAATAACCAAAGAGAAGCAGGGCATAGAGAAGAA GTGTACACAGCTGAATAGTCGAGTGGTGAAGCTGAGCCAGGAGctgaaggaggagcaggagatgAACCGTTGTCTGAGGGCCAACCAGGCACAACTCCAAACACAGCTGGCTGATGACGAACGGAAAAGCAAAGAAACCG GAGACCGTAAAGACGTGACCATAGCTGAACTGCAGGAGCAGCTGAGAGACGTGATGTTTTATCTGGAGACGCAGCAGCAGATCGAGCACCTTCCCCCCGAGGCTCGCAGTGAAATTCAAGAGGGGCAGATCAACATCGCTGCCAGTCCGTCAGATGACGCCCTGGGCTCAGTGGGGGCTGGCCCATCCTCCAGCAGAGGCAGAAGAGGCCGGGTCAGGAAGAGGAAGTAG